One Panulirus ornatus isolate Po-2019 chromosome 16, ASM3632096v1, whole genome shotgun sequence genomic window carries:
- the LOC139754121 gene encoding uncharacterized protein isoform X2, whose protein sequence is MDAIMMLLTVALVGCALEACWKPFASTSNDIDSVNSNEAVAESSSTMTDPLVYTEAPPSYEEILVQEQLEPPSGTSNRDQATASSKSTNNNDTEEPMTPTDRLSLPKRYSPFITETLYSYASANEVQLSVDSLPSYEEAVAVLQPVAEAQPDPDTNRDLILFM, encoded by the exons ATGG ATGCGATCATGATGCTCCTGACGGTGGCGCTGGTGGGCTGCGCGTTGGAGGCCTGTTGGAAGCCCTTCGCCTCCACTTCCAATGACATAGACTCTGTCAACAGTAATGAGGCCGTCGCTGAGTCATCTTCCACCATGACAGATCCGCTTGTTTACACGGAGGCTCCACCGTCTTATGAGGAAATACTGGTCCAAGAACAGCTGGAGCCTCCCTCCGGTACCAGCAACAGGGACCAGGCAACAGCGTCCTCGAAATCTACAAACAACAATGACACAGAAGAGCCAATGACGCCCACTGACAGACTTTCTTTGCCTAAGCGATATTCTCCGTTCATAACAGAGACATTGTATTCATACGCTTCAGCCAATGAGGTGCAGCTGTCGGTGGACAGCCTGCCTAGCTACGAGGAAGCAGTCGCAGTCCTGCAGCCTGTAGCTGAAGCACAGCCAGACCCCGATACCAACCGCGACTTGATCTTGTTCATGTAA
- the LOC139754121 gene encoding uncharacterized protein isoform X1, with protein sequence MIMEERGKCFRVTCIFILAGLLTALSLIRIISQSWASHLMDAIMMLLTVALVGCALEACWKPFASTSNDIDSVNSNEAVAESSSTMTDPLVYTEAPPSYEEILVQEQLEPPSGTSNRDQATASSKSTNNNDTEEPMTPTDRLSLPKRYSPFITETLYSYASANEVQLSVDSLPSYEEAVAVLQPVAEAQPDPDTNRDLILFM encoded by the exons ATGATCATGGAGGAGCGG GGCAAGTGCTTTCGGGTGACCTGCATCTTCATTTTGGCTGGGCTGCTGACGGCGTTGTCGCTGATTCGAATCATTTCACAATCCTGGGCCTCTCACTTGATGG ATGCGATCATGATGCTCCTGACGGTGGCGCTGGTGGGCTGCGCGTTGGAGGCCTGTTGGAAGCCCTTCGCCTCCACTTCCAATGACATAGACTCTGTCAACAGTAATGAGGCCGTCGCTGAGTCATCTTCCACCATGACAGATCCGCTTGTTTACACGGAGGCTCCACCGTCTTATGAGGAAATACTGGTCCAAGAACAGCTGGAGCCTCCCTCCGGTACCAGCAACAGGGACCAGGCAACAGCGTCCTCGAAATCTACAAACAACAATGACACAGAAGAGCCAATGACGCCCACTGACAGACTTTCTTTGCCTAAGCGATATTCTCCGTTCATAACAGAGACATTGTATTCATACGCTTCAGCCAATGAGGTGCAGCTGTCGGTGGACAGCCTGCCTAGCTACGAGGAAGCAGTCGCAGTCCTGCAGCCTGTAGCTGAAGCACAGCCAGACCCCGATACCAACCGCGACTTGATCTTGTTCATGTAA